The segment GTTTTTCTCCAAGTGACCTTGTTGCAACTGCGTTAGGCAGTTGTATGCTCACCATTATGGGTATTAAAGCAAGAGATATGCAGGTTGATCTTGAAGGTGTGCAGATCGATATTCAGAAACACATGAAATCGGAGCCACGTCGTATTGGCGGGGTTGATGTAACCTTTCATTTCCCTTCCAACCTTCAGTTAGATGAGAAACAGAAAACCATTTTGAAGAATGCTGCACTCACCTGCCCCGTTGCCAAAAGCATTCACCCCGAAATTGAACAGAACGTAGTGTTCAACTGGTAAGTTTCATTTTTAAAATACTGTTACCAACAGCACATTGCAGACAACGCTTTGCAGTGCAGTAATTCTTTTTGAGGTAAAGCAATGCCTGAGAATCGAATGCTGACTGGTGAGTTGCGCCTGCAGTTTCCCATTGCTGTGTAATACTGTTTTTCTCTTTGGGCATTTGTTGTAACCATTGAATGGCTTTCTCTTTAGTGCCTTCATTGTGCTGATCATCGGCATAAACATACAACAATGGAATAACGGTATTGATAAGCAGGTTATCGATCATTGTTTTACCCAATTGCTTTTTTCGATATGCACTTTGTTCATTCAACATGTAATGATAATGCCAGTAATCATTTGCTGTTACAGAAAACATTTGCCTGATGGCTTCAACGCTTTTTGCTTCCATCACATTTGAAAACAAATGACTTGATTGATGGATAAGCATTGCCAGCTGTGCCAACCTGATCGTTGGAAAATTGGATGGCCGCATCCGCAAAAAATGAATGGGATGAGCAACCGGCTTCAACTGATGTTTCTGCTGCAGAAATTTATATTCCTTCTGTAGCATGATGGGATAATCTTCTCCGAACTCTCCTGTTAATAACCCTGCCTGCCCCAACAGCAACGCTTCAATTTGATGGATATGGTTCTTATGTTTGGCTAATAAGGTAACAGGTAAGCTTTGCGCAATTGACTCAAACGCCTCAGTATTTAACGGACTGCCGAAATTCCGTGCAAGCAATTGCCAGAAAGCTTCTTCCCAATGACGATTGGTTTGGTTCAGTATATTTTGAATATGCTCATTTTTCTGTTGCAAACGTTCAGCTACCATTCGTTCTTTCCAGCTATCCCAAACAATTGTATTTACTTGTTGCAGCTGATTTTCGCAGGCTACAAAACTGTTTTGTTCCATCAGTTCACGATAGTGTTGCAACAAAGATGTTGAAATGCGATTCTTTAGTTCAAGTACAGGAATTTTGCCTGCAGTTTTTTCATCGTGTTCATATACCACGTGCAGGATCACATTGTTGTAATGCTCATCATTGGTATGACCATGTTTTTTCCAATCACTTGTTTTAAGATGAAGCTCAATGGTGCCCGCCCATGTAACATTGTTGATAAACAATTTCGCATGTAGAAAATCAGGACCTTGATTTGTATTGAGCAAGCCTTGTGAAAGAATTTGTACAGGCTCGTGTTGAACAGTAGAAAGTTGATCACGGTTAAAGTATAGGTGCTGCCAGATGAATTGCAGCAGGTGTTCGTTCATGGAAATAATTTGAAAATGTACAAATTTGAGAATTTGAAAATTAAAAAAAGAAGGTCAGATTGTCAACCCCCTCTACTGCATTTGCATGCTCAAATTTTCAAATTGCTAATTGTCAAATTCCATAATGGCTTTCATCACCCTGCTCACTGGCAAGCCCATTACATTATAAAAATCACCTTTTACACGTTTGATACCTACCACACCAATCCATTCCTGGATGGCATAAGCACCCGCTTTATCGTAAGGCTTGTATTTGTTTACGTAAAACTCGATCTGCTGCTTGCTGAGCTGATGAAATTCGACTTCTGTAATATCAGCGAATGCCGTTTCCGTATCATCACGCATCAACACCACACCGGTGATCACCTGGTGAACCTGTCCCGAAAGTTCACTTAATATCTGTATTGCATTTTCTTTACTTGTTGGCTTGCCGATCACTTTTCCATTCAATACCACAATGGTGTCAGCAGCAAGGATCAAACGGTCGTGACTCAATTCTTCTTTTACCGCCAATGCTTTGTTGCGTGCAATGTACACGGGTACTTTTTCAATACTCAACGTTGCAGGGTACATTTCGTCTGTCTCCTTCACCATTACATCAAAAGGAATTTCTGCCCATTCGAGTAATTGTTTGCGCCGTGGCGATTTTGAAGCAAGTATGATCCGTTCCATCAGGCAAAAAATTTAAACAATACCATGGAGACTATTCCGGTGAAGATCACAGCCTTGATCCATTTGCTTAATGCAGCAAAATCTTTTGTTTGCTTTGCATTAAACAACAGGTATAAACAATATACAGCCGGCAATATGATCAACACAAGATTATAGCCCGCTGCTATCCACATTTTAAATTGTAATACATAGAAAAAAACAATAAGAAGCAGTGCCAGCAAGATCACTAACCAAATGCTGGTAAACACTTTTGAGAATGATACGCCCCAAACAATGGGCATTGTCTTGCAACCGTATTTTGCATCACCATCCATATCTTCAATATCCTTCACCACTTCCCGGATAAGTGTAATCACAAATGCAAAACTTGAATAAAGAATGGCCAGCCGCAATAACTTTTGATGTGCTCCGGGTTGTACAGGATGCATCAGGTAAAAACTTTGCTGCACTGTTAAGAGATACACCACAAAAACAACCCATGCAGTAAGCAATGAAATGAGAATATTACCGGTCAATAATTTCTTTTTAAACGTGGTACTGTAAAACCAAAGCACAAATACACAACCGGTATTGGCGAATCCAATGATCCAGTTGCCATTCTGTAAACCAATATAAAAACCCATCAACACACCGGCAAACGAAAAGAAGAGATGAAAGAATATAGCCCAACGTCTGCTGATGCTGCGATCTACCACCATACGGGTTGGCTTATTCACCAGATCAATATTCAGATCAAAATAATCGTTGATGACATAACCGGCAGCTGCGATGAACACTGAAGAAATGCTGAGAACTGCAAAGAGCTGATGATACATCCTTGGCATGTACAGGTTACCAAAAAGTACAGGCTGTGCCACGCAATAGAAAAACAACAGCTGTGTTAACGCAATAAAAACAAGATTGGGCCAACGAATCAGTTTAAAAAAATCAGCGAGCTTCTGCATCTGTTTGTTTATGCGGTGAAGATAAGTTGAAATGCGAATTAAGTTAAGAGTTATAAGTTATGAGTTACGTGTGGCTCTCTACATTTAACTCATACCACATAACCCGTAACCAACTTTATAAGTGAAAATTACAATGCACTTATTCCGGCTGCATCAACCACCCAATCGTCATTCAGCTTTAACACTTTTTCAATTACTTCCCGCACACAACCTTTACCGCCGTTGATGGTTGAAATGAAGGTTGATACAGCTTTGATCTCAGGCACTGCATCCGCCGGGCAGGCAGAAAGCCCCACCAGCTTCATGACTTCCAGGTCGGGAATATCATCACCCATAAACAAAGTTTCTTCCCACTTGAGATGATTCGACAAAAGGAACTGTGCCAGCACTTCTTCTTTATCCTTCACCTTCATAAACACATTGCGTATACCAAGATATTCCAACCGTTCCGCACATGGTTTACTCACACTTCCCGAAATCACGGCAACGTTATAGCCTTTCTTCACAGCTAACTGCAAAGCATAACCATCTTTGATATTCATGGTGCGGATATGTTCGTTACCGGGCATGATGATGAGTGAGCCGTCGGTAAGCACACCATCCATATCAAATACAAAAGTCTTAATACTGGAAAAACGTTCGAGCAGGTTCATATAAAATTGTTGCGGCCGAAGTTCTTATTTTTTTCGATACAGCCTCCGGATGCTTTCGGAAAGTTCGTGGTAGAGATCCTGCAGATGCTCATCGATCTCCAGCAACAACAGATGTTTCTTGATCGTTTCTTCATCGCCTCTTCGTGCCGGACCTGTTTGCATATCCACTGCACGACCTTGGGTTAACCTGCAGGCCACTTCAATAATAAGCGGATGTAATAGTTTAAAATCAAGATGACGGTCTTTGCAATAATCTTCGGTCAACGCATATAAATGATTGGTAAAGTTGCTCACCATTACCGCTGCCAGGTGCATTTTTAATCTCGTATCATCATCGGCCGGTTGTACGTTGTCGGAAAAGGAAGCAGCAAAATCAGCCAGCAGCACATTCACTTCATCCGAATTTCCATCCACCAAAAAAGGAACCGGGGGAATAACGATCATTTCCTTTCGCAGACTTTGCAATGGATACAGCACACCATAGTTAGGCGAACTGTTACGCAACACATCTTTGTTTACACTACCTGCAGTATGCACTAATATCTTCCGTTTTAAATGCAACTGTTTTGCCAGTTCAGGAATTGCAGTATCTGTTACTGCCATGATACAAATGTCTGCTTCAGCGGTAATATCTTCTAATGAAGTAATGGCTCTTGCATTCACTTTAGCGGCAAGCGCTTCGGCATGTGCAGCATTCCTGCTCCACACCTGTGCAATTGTGTGGTCTGCTTTTTTGATCATTTTAGCAAGCACAGTGGCCGTATTACCAGAACCGAGAAGAACAATGTTCATACAATGCAACAGTTAATGAAACGGAAGAAGTAATTTGCAACAAAGTAAAACAGTATTCCTGAAATATGAAACTCGCCCAGAAATTAGTGATCGGTTATTACAGGGCAAAGCTGAACCTGTTCGCCAAGCTATCAAAACGTAAAGCAGCTGAAAAAGCATTCGAATTATTCTGCACACCATATATATCTAATAAAAAGAAAGCACCGGCGGTGTTTGATAAAGCAGAGAAACTGCATTTGAAATTTGAGAACTATCAGTTAGTGGGTTATCGCTGGAATCATCCACAACCCAAGAAGGCACTTATCCTGCATGGCTTCTCCTCTACCGTTAAAAAGTTTGATCATTTTGTAATGCCACTGGTGAAGAAGGGTTACGAAGTAATTGCATTTGATGCACCGGCACATGGCGACAGCAGTGGCAAAACCATCAATGGTTTCCAGTACAGGGATGCGATCAAAGCAGTGTATGAAAAATTCGGACCCATTCATTCCTTTATTGCGCACTCGTTCGGCGGTTTAGCACTTTCACTTTTTATGGAAGAACAGCAATACCAGGAAAATAAAAAACTGGTATTGATCGCCCCGGCCACTGAAACCGACAGTGCCATCAACAGCTTTGCTGCTTTTTTAAATATTGACGAAGAAGTGAAAGCAGAAATGCGCAAGATTATTCTCGAACGCAGTGGGCGAACGACTGATAGAATTTCTATTCGTCATGCTGCACAAAAAATAAAAGCAGAAGTATTATGGATACATGATGAAGACGATGATGTAACGCCATGGGCCGATGCAGAAAAAATTCAACTGGACAATCACTCCAACTTTCAGTTCATGCTCACCAAAGGTTTGGGGCATCGACGCATTTACAGAGATAATAAAGTGAAGAAAGCGATTATGGAGTTTTTGTAAAAGCCAACCTACCCTAACTAAATTCGAAGCCCGGACTATGAAGCTAACAGAAAAAATTATTCAACTAAGGATCAAACTGATCATATCTATTTATATCATCCTGTTTGCAGGAGTTGTGTCAGTTACACGAACACCCGATTTCTTTTCAGGAAAAATTACAAATGGGGTTATTGATACATTTGTAACTACGCATGTACATGTAAAAAATTCATCTTTTGAATCGCAGCCTTTTCCGGCAATCTCCTTCAAACCTGCGAATGACAGTATTATTTATTATGCGTATGCTGACAGGAATTTTTACCTGCGGCCCTACCGGGTTGGCGATATAGTTAAAGTAATCTACAACCCTCAAATACCTGGCGAAGCCAGTTTATATTCTTTTCCGTATTACTGGATTGGTATGATTGAATTGTGGTCAGGATTTTTTGTTTTAGCGTTTATACTGCTCATTTTTGCTAAGCAAAAAGTTATTTGAGTCAGACACAAATCGATTGATTTTTCTTCATTTTCTATCATTCATTTACCTATTCTTAAACACCCCTCCCAGCACTCTTTTCTTCCATTTATCAATCATTTTATAATATTGTGCTGCCGATGTCCTCTAAAAAGCCGGCTTGTGGAACCAATTTATGGCTAAGAATTTACTGATTGTAGAGAGCCCTGCCAAAGCAAAAACGATAGAAAAGATCCTTGGAAAAGACTTCGAGGTGAAGAGCTGCTATGGCCATATCCGTGACCTTGAGAAAGATGAAATGGGTATTGATGTCAACAACAATTTCGAACCCCGTTACATTGTCCCCGACGAAAAAGAAAGAGTGGTAAAAGACCTGAAAGCGCTGGCCAAAAAAAGCGACGAAGTATGGCTGGCAACGGATGAGGACCGTGAAGGAGAAGCCATCAGTTGGCATTTATGTGAAGTGTTGGGCCTCGATCCCTACAAAACAAAACGCATTGTTTTCCACGAAATTACCAAGCCTGCCATCCAGAAAGCGGTGCAAAATCCACGTACCGTTAATATGGACCTGGTGTATGCCCAGCAGGCAAGAAGAATATTAGATCGTATCGTGGGTTTTGAACTCAGTCCTGTTCTTTGGCGCAAAATGAGCATGCGGAACAACCTCAGTGCCGGCCGTGTGCAAAGTGTGGCCGTTCGGTTAATTGCTGAACGTGAGCGTGAGATCAACGCCTTCGCTCCCACTTCTTCTTTTAAAATTGAAGCATTGTTTACCGCTAAAGATCTTGGCGATCGCAACGTTACATTTAAAGCCGAAGCAAAAAAGCAAAATGCTGCAGAAGATGCAGAGAAGTTCTTGAACAGTTGCAAAGGCGCTTCGTATAAGGTAAAGGACATACAGGTGCGTCCCGGCAAAAAATCACCGGCACCTCCTTTCACCACTTCAACCTTACAACAGGAAGCCAGCAGAAAGCTTGGTTATTCCGTAAGCCGCACCATGCAGCTTGCTCAAAAGTTGTATGAAAGTGGTAAGATCACTTACATGCGTACTGATAGTGTGAGTTTGAGTGATACTGCCCTTGGCGATCTTACACGTACTATAAAAGGTATGTATGGCGATAAGTATCACCAGTTTCGCAAATTCAAAAACAAAAATGAAAGTGCTCAGGAAGCGCATGAAGCCATCCGTCCTACTTACATGGAAAATACAACGGTTGAAGACCAGGATCTGAAACGTTTGTATGAACTCATTTGGAAACGTACGATGGCAAGCCAAATGGCTGATGCCGAACTGGAACGCACAACAGCCAATATTTCTATTTCTACCAATAACGAAGAATTAAAAGCCGAAGGTGAAGTATTAAAGTTTGATGGCTTTTTAAAAGTATATCGTGAAGACCGTGACGATGATGAAGTGAATGAAGATGAAACGCAGGAAGGTATGTTGCCGCCGTTAGCTGTTGGTCAGCAATTACCATTTATTGAGATGAATGCAACAGAACGTTTCACCCGTCCTGCTCCACGTTATACAGAAGCATCGCTTGTAAAGAAACTGGAAGAATTGGGTATTGGTCGTCCTTCGACTTACGCCCCAACTATTTCTACGGTATTGAAAAGAGGTTATGTTGAGAAACGTGATAAAGAAGGTGTACGTCGTGATTTCCGTGTATTGCAGTTGAAGAACGATGCTGTGAGCAAAAGCATGGAACAGGAAAACACCGGTGCAGAAAAATCGAAACTCTTCCCTACCGATCTCGGTTTGGTGGTAACGGATTTTCTGAAGCAACATTTTGAAAGCATCATGGATTATGGCTTCACCGCACATATTGAAGGTGAGTTTGATGATGTGGCCGAAGGCAAGTTGAAATGGAATGCAATGCTGGAAGAATTTTACAGTCCGTTTAAACGGGATGTAGATAATACCATTGAAAATGCAGAGCGAATTAAAGGCGAACGTGAATTAGGTATAGATGCTGAAAGCGGCAAAAAGATCGTTGCACGTATGGGACGCTTTGGACCAATGGTGCAAATTGGCGATGTGAGTGATGAGGAGAAACCACGTTTTGCTGCATTGCGAAAAAACCAAAGTATTGAAACCATTACTTACGAAGAAGCGATGGATCTGTTCAAACTTCCATTAACGCTGGGTGAATATGAAGGTGAAGAAGTAAGTGTGAATGTTGGTCGCTTTGGACCTTATGTAAAATTTGGTGAGCAGTTTATTTCTATTCCACGTGGTGAAGAACCATTGGAAGTAACCATGGATCGTGCAATAGAACTCATCAAAGAAAAACAAACAGCCGATGCACCTGTTGCCATGTTTGAAAACAAACCGGTAACAAAAGGCAAAGGACGTTTTGGTCCGTTTATTAAATGGGATGGTTTGTTCATCAATGTTCCCAAGCGATATGATTTTGAAAATCTTTCAAACAACGATATCAATGAATTGATCGAAGCAAAGGTGGAGAAAGAAGCAAATCGTTTTATTGTTCGTTGGCCCGATGAAAACATTGCAGTGGAGAATGGACGCTGGGGACCTTTCATCCGCTTCGGCAAAAAAATGTTGAAGATCGATAAGAAAAAAGATGGTGAAAAATACACCACAGAAGAAGTGGCGCAAATGCCTGTGGAAGACATCAAGAAAATGATCGAAGCACAAATGCCGGGTGCTTTCTCCAAACAAATAAAAGCAGCAGCAAAAAAGGCTGCTACGAAAAAGAAAGCAGCGACAAAGAAGGCCGCTACTAAAAAAGCAGCAAAGAAGAAATAATCGAAAGTCCCGTTATAAAACGGGACTTTTTAATTTAATGAGCTACACAAATGTTACTGCAACATTTCATCAAACTGCGTCATGTCGACGAAGGATACATCTCCGAAGAATTGTATTGAAATAATTTAATTAGAATCTCAATACTTAACTCTTCTGAATTTTAGAGATGTCTCCTTCGTCGACATGACGTGGTAAGAGTTAGATTAATTACATCAGAAAAACTTTTGCAGCTCTGATTATCCATTCAACCGATTGCACAAACTGACATTTACTAATAACACTCATTCATTAGTATTTTCATTGAGAAAAATCAGTCATTTACACTTCCACTACCTATATCTTTGCGACGATTATAAACTTAAAACGAATGAAACTGCTAAAACTCTCACTCTCGAGTCTTGCCCTCTTGAGTATGTTCTCCAACAGTAATGCACAACAAAAAGAAATTGAACTCGACCCTATTACTGTTACTGCTTCTTTAACTCCGGTTAGTGCTTCAAAGACCGGTCGAAACATTTTAATTATTAAAGGTGATGTACTGCAAAAACTTCCTGTGCAGTCAATTGATGAATTGCTGCGTTATGTACCGGGTGTGGAAGTGCAAAGCCGTGGACCAATGGGTGCGCAGGCTGATTTCACCATTCGTGGAGGTACGTTTCAACAGGTGTTGGTGATACTTGATGGCATTCGTTTGAATGATCCGTTAACAGGTCACTTCAGTTCTTATATCCCCATCTCTCCTGCCGAGATCGATCGTATTGAAGTGTTGAAAGGTGCATCTTCTGCGATCTATGGTACAGAAGCTGTTGGTGGTGTCATTCATATCATCAGTAAAACATTCGCTGCAAAGAAAAATACCAACGGACATAAGATCAATGCACAATTAACTGCTGGTGATTTTGGCTTATTCAATGCACAAGCTGGTGCATTTATTCATCAGAAGAATACAACTGCATCTGTTGGTGTGATCACGAATAATACAAAAGGGCAACAACTGCGTGGCACAAAAGGTTATTTCAACCTCACCACTATTTCTGCTTCTGTTAAACAAGCACTATCTGAAAACACAAGTGTTGCTTATCGCTTTGGCTATGATGATCGTGATTTTAACGCTCAGAATTTTTATACAACATTCTTAAGTGATACTGCGACAGAATCAGTGATCAGTCGTTGGCATCATCTCAAATTCATGCACAAAAAAAACAAGCATAGTTTTTCGTTTGATGCAGGTTATAAAGAAGCAAACGATGTGTATCGTTTCCGCAAAGCAGTTAGTGCAAACGTGAATAATTCATCGTTGTTTCAGGCACTGGCCTTACACGATTATAAAATCAATGATAACTCAACCATTACATCAGGTGTGCAATTTATCAGCCGTAAAATTGTTTCGAACGACAGAGGCAATCATGAAGTATCGAATGCAGGTGCATTTGTGGTGTTGAATCAAAAGATCGGAAAAGCATTGCAATTAAATCCTGCCTTGCGTGTTGACTGGAATGAGCGTGCCGGTTGGGAATTGATTCCACAGTTGAACGCTTCGTATCGTTACGAATCATTTTTATTCCGTGGAAGTGTTGGTCGTACAACAAGAGATGCCGATTTCACGGAACGTTTT is part of the Lacibacter sediminis genome and harbors:
- a CDS encoding OsmC family protein, which encodes MTSSIVYKGELRTEAEHLHSHRKIETDAPLDNQGKAERFSPSDLVATALGSCMLTIMGIKARDMQVDLEGVQIDIQKHMKSEPRRIGGVDVTFHFPSNLQLDEKQKTILKNAALTCPVAKSIHPEIEQNVVFNW
- a CDS encoding DUF2851 family protein; protein product: MNEHLLQFIWQHLYFNRDQLSTVQHEPVQILSQGLLNTNQGPDFLHAKLFINNVTWAGTIELHLKTSDWKKHGHTNDEHYNNVILHVVYEHDEKTAGKIPVLELKNRISTSLLQHYRELMEQNSFVACENQLQQVNTIVWDSWKERMVAERLQQKNEHIQNILNQTNRHWEEAFWQLLARNFGSPLNTEAFESIAQSLPVTLLAKHKNHIHQIEALLLGQAGLLTGEFGEDYPIMLQKEYKFLQQKHQLKPVAHPIHFLRMRPSNFPTIRLAQLAMLIHQSSHLFSNVMEAKSVEAIRQMFSVTANDYWHYHYMLNEQSAYRKKQLGKTMIDNLLINTVIPLLYVYADDQHNEGTKEKAIQWLQQMPKEKNSITQQWETAGATHQSAFDSQALLYLKKNYCTAKRCLQCAVGNSILKMKLTS
- a CDS encoding Maf family nucleotide pyrophosphatase, with protein sequence MERIILASKSPRRKQLLEWAEIPFDVMVKETDEMYPATLSIEKVPVYIARNKALAVKEELSHDRLILAADTIVVLNGKVIGKPTSKENAIQILSELSGQVHQVITGVVLMRDDTETAFADITEVEFHQLSKQQIEFYVNKYKPYDKAGAYAIQEWIGVVGIKRVKGDFYNVMGLPVSRVMKAIMEFDN
- a CDS encoding geranylgeranylglycerol-phosphate geranylgeranyltransferase, whose product is MQKLADFFKLIRWPNLVFIALTQLLFFYCVAQPVLFGNLYMPRMYHQLFAVLSISSVFIAAAGYVINDYFDLNIDLVNKPTRMVVDRSISRRWAIFFHLFFSFAGVLMGFYIGLQNGNWIIGFANTGCVFVLWFYSTTFKKKLLTGNILISLLTAWVVFVVYLLTVQQSFYLMHPVQPGAHQKLLRLAILYSSFAFVITLIREVVKDIEDMDGDAKYGCKTMPIVWGVSFSKVFTSIWLVILLALLLIVFFYVLQFKMWIAAGYNLVLIILPAVYCLYLLFNAKQTKDFAALSKWIKAVIFTGIVSMVLFKFFA
- a CDS encoding KdsC family phosphatase; this translates as MNLLERFSSIKTFVFDMDGVLTDGSLIIMPGNEHIRTMNIKDGYALQLAVKKGYNVAVISGSVSKPCAERLEYLGIRNVFMKVKDKEEVLAQFLLSNHLKWEETLFMGDDIPDLEVMKLVGLSACPADAVPEIKAVSTFISTINGGKGCVREVIEKVLKLNDDWVVDAAGISAL
- a CDS encoding Rossmann-like and DUF2520 domain-containing protein, whose protein sequence is MNIVLLGSGNTATVLAKMIKKADHTIAQVWSRNAAHAEALAAKVNARAITSLEDITAEADICIMAVTDTAIPELAKQLHLKRKILVHTAGSVNKDVLRNSSPNYGVLYPLQSLRKEMIVIPPVPFLVDGNSDEVNVLLADFAASFSDNVQPADDDTRLKMHLAAVMVSNFTNHLYALTEDYCKDRHLDFKLLHPLIIEVACRLTQGRAVDMQTGPARRGDEETIKKHLLLLEIDEHLQDLYHELSESIRRLYRKK
- a CDS encoding alpha/beta hydrolase, encoding MKLAQKLVIGYYRAKLNLFAKLSKRKAAEKAFELFCTPYISNKKKAPAVFDKAEKLHLKFENYQLVGYRWNHPQPKKALILHGFSSTVKKFDHFVMPLVKKGYEVIAFDAPAHGDSSGKTINGFQYRDAIKAVYEKFGPIHSFIAHSFGGLALSLFMEEQQYQENKKLVLIAPATETDSAINSFAAFLNIDEEVKAEMRKIILERSGRTTDRISIRHAAQKIKAEVLWIHDEDDDVTPWADAEKIQLDNHSNFQFMLTKGLGHRRIYRDNKVKKAIMEFL
- a CDS encoding DUF3592 domain-containing protein — translated: MKLTEKIIQLRIKLIISIYIILFAGVVSVTRTPDFFSGKITNGVIDTFVTTHVHVKNSSFESQPFPAISFKPANDSIIYYAYADRNFYLRPYRVGDIVKVIYNPQIPGEASLYSFPYYWIGMIELWSGFFVLAFILLIFAKQKVI
- the topA gene encoding type I DNA topoisomerase, whose protein sequence is MAKNLLIVESPAKAKTIEKILGKDFEVKSCYGHIRDLEKDEMGIDVNNNFEPRYIVPDEKERVVKDLKALAKKSDEVWLATDEDREGEAISWHLCEVLGLDPYKTKRIVFHEITKPAIQKAVQNPRTVNMDLVYAQQARRILDRIVGFELSPVLWRKMSMRNNLSAGRVQSVAVRLIAEREREINAFAPTSSFKIEALFTAKDLGDRNVTFKAEAKKQNAAEDAEKFLNSCKGASYKVKDIQVRPGKKSPAPPFTTSTLQQEASRKLGYSVSRTMQLAQKLYESGKITYMRTDSVSLSDTALGDLTRTIKGMYGDKYHQFRKFKNKNESAQEAHEAIRPTYMENTTVEDQDLKRLYELIWKRTMASQMADAELERTTANISISTNNEELKAEGEVLKFDGFLKVYREDRDDDEVNEDETQEGMLPPLAVGQQLPFIEMNATERFTRPAPRYTEASLVKKLEELGIGRPSTYAPTISTVLKRGYVEKRDKEGVRRDFRVLQLKNDAVSKSMEQENTGAEKSKLFPTDLGLVVTDFLKQHFESIMDYGFTAHIEGEFDDVAEGKLKWNAMLEEFYSPFKRDVDNTIENAERIKGERELGIDAESGKKIVARMGRFGPMVQIGDVSDEEKPRFAALRKNQSIETITYEEAMDLFKLPLTLGEYEGEEVSVNVGRFGPYVKFGEQFISIPRGEEPLEVTMDRAIELIKEKQTADAPVAMFENKPVTKGKGRFGPFIKWDGLFINVPKRYDFENLSNNDINELIEAKVEKEANRFIVRWPDENIAVENGRWGPFIRFGKKMLKIDKKKDGEKYTTEEVAQMPVEDIKKMIEAQMPGAFSKQIKAAAKKAATKKKAATKKAATKKAAKKK
- a CDS encoding TonB-dependent receptor plug domain-containing protein; translated protein: MKLLKLSLSSLALLSMFSNSNAQQKEIELDPITVTASLTPVSASKTGRNILIIKGDVLQKLPVQSIDELLRYVPGVEVQSRGPMGAQADFTIRGGTFQQVLVILDGIRLNDPLTGHFSSYIPISPAEIDRIEVLKGASSAIYGTEAVGGVIHIISKTFAAKKNTNGHKINAQLTAGDFGLFNAQAGAFIHQKNTTASVGVITNNTKGQQLRGTKGYFNLTTISASVKQALSENTSVAYRFGYDDRDFNAQNFYTTFLSDTATESVISRWHHLKFMHKKNKHSFSFDAGYKEANDVYRFRKAVSANVNNSSLFQALALHDYKINDNSTITSGVQFISRKIVSNDRGNHEVSNAGAFVVLNQKIGKALQLNPALRVDWNERAGWELIPQLNASYRYESFLFRGSVGRTTRDADFTERFNNYQRSPVPSGQRIGNPDLISEASLSYEVGADYYLNSSLKISTTWFERFQQNLIDYVFTSYANMPRQVNLVPGGNYFLANNIDKVNTTGIETDVQYTHEFSDKHSLSGGLGFVWMRSRSSDTIPSLYVSNHARELINFNVMYRYKKIAVSTNGLFKARRPQSIAAPFVPISANYFILNTRVDLFLLKDKLGVFVQADNIFNRRYSDLLGSIMPTRWVMGGIKVNL